The DNA region TTAATATGTAATTATATAATTATAAGTAATTATATTTTTTGATAATTATTACTAATTATTAATAATTATTTATTAAATCTATTTTAGATACTATTTTGTGTTTTATTCGATTATTCAACTAATGTAGCAATAACAACATCGTCTTCTTTAACGACTTTTACTCTAACTCTAGCAGGGATTTTGTTTAAACTTCTTTCCCATACTTTTTCGTTAATTGAATTATCTAATTTCACATTATCTGATTTCATGTGTTTTTTTAAATATTCTCTGATTTTCTTTATAGCTCTTGGAGCTCTTTTAGTTGTTGGTACTTTGTTTGTTACATCTCTTAATGGTATTGTGTATATTCTTTCGTTTTCCATAATTGCACCTCCAGTATACAAATATATATATGAT from Methanococcus voltae includes:
- a CDS encoding 50S ribosomal protein L31e, which translates into the protein MENERIYTIPLRDVTNKVPTTKRAPRAIKKIREYLKKHMKSDNVKLDNSINEKVWERSLNKIPARVRVKVVKEDDVVIATLVE